One Peribacillus simplex NBRC 15720 = DSM 1321 genomic region harbors:
- a CDS encoding methionine ABC transporter permease has translation MEITADQLSTAFGDTLYMVAISLVFSGLIGLPLGILLVITRKGHILENKWIFNVLNPVINILRSVPFIILLVALIPFTRMIVGSAIGTNAAIVPLIFYAAPYIARLVENSLLEVDKGIIEAAQAMGATTWQIIYRFLIPEGLSSLILTFTTATIGLVGSTAMAGAVGAGGVGDLALAYGYQRFDTMTMVVTVAALVIIVQLLQSTGNFISRKIRRR, from the coding sequence ATGGAAATAACGGCAGACCAGCTGTCGACAGCTTTCGGTGACACACTTTATATGGTAGCCATCTCATTGGTATTTTCCGGATTGATTGGGCTTCCGCTCGGTATCCTGCTTGTCATTACAAGAAAGGGTCACATCCTGGAGAATAAATGGATCTTTAATGTATTGAACCCGGTCATCAATATATTGCGGTCGGTTCCTTTCATCATCTTGCTTGTAGCACTTATTCCGTTTACCAGAATGATTGTCGGCAGTGCGATTGGAACGAATGCGGCCATTGTTCCGCTAATCTTTTACGCGGCTCCTTATATTGCCCGGCTTGTGGAGAACTCCCTGTTGGAAGTGGACAAAGGGATCATCGAGGCAGCTCAGGCGATGGGAGCTACGACATGGCAAATCATTTATCGCTTTTTGATTCCCGAGGGACTTAGTTCGTTGATCCTTACATTTACAACAGCGACAATCGGGCTTGTCGGATCTACGGCCATGGCAGGTGCCGTCGGTGCAGGCGGGGTCGGAGATCTAGCTTTGGCTTACGGTTATCAAAGGTTCGATACGATGACGATGGTCGTCACAGTGGCGGCGCTCGTGATCATCGTTCAATTATTGCAATCCACCGGGAATTTTATTTCAAGAAAAATCAGAAGAAGATAA
- a CDS encoding MetQ/NlpA family ABC transporter substrate-binding protein — MKKILLTIMVLVLAIVAAGCGKEEGASGGSDDVKTVKVGVSSGDTRTWEYIVDIAKEEGLNIELVTFNDYIQPNLALSEGEIDANSFQTVAYFDEFVQDQNLKLEAIGSTVIAPMGLYSKKHKDLKDLPDGATIAVPNEATNFGRALLLLQEAGLITLKEEFNGSGSLEIIKENPKNLKIQPVAAGNTPRLLDDADASAINNNFAVEAGLTLKDSLFHESKTAKPYINIIAVKKGNADRPELQKLVKLYQSKKVEAFIEKTFEGNTIPAYVSVDELVNYQDAWTKPANEK, encoded by the coding sequence ATGAAGAAAATCTTATTAACGATCATGGTATTGGTATTGGCCATCGTGGCTGCAGGATGCGGGAAAGAAGAAGGTGCATCAGGCGGTTCGGATGATGTGAAAACAGTAAAAGTCGGTGTCAGCAGCGGGGATACGAGAACATGGGAATACATTGTCGACATAGCGAAAGAGGAAGGTCTTAATATCGAACTGGTCACTTTCAATGATTATATCCAACCGAACCTTGCGTTAAGTGAAGGTGAAATCGATGCCAATTCATTCCAAACGGTCGCTTACTTCGATGAATTCGTTCAAGACCAAAATCTGAAATTAGAGGCTATCGGGTCGACTGTCATTGCGCCTATGGGCCTTTATTCGAAAAAACATAAAGATCTCAAGGATCTTCCGGATGGCGCTACGATTGCCGTTCCGAATGAAGCAACAAACTTTGGCCGTGCATTACTCCTTCTTCAGGAAGCTGGATTGATTACATTGAAAGAGGAATTCAATGGATCGGGATCATTGGAAATCATTAAGGAAAATCCGAAAAACTTGAAAATCCAACCTGTTGCTGCCGGCAATACACCGCGTCTATTGGATGATGCCGATGCTTCAGCCATCAATAATAACTTTGCCGTTGAAGCAGGCCTTACTTTAAAAGATTCTTTATTCCATGAAAGCAAAACGGCGAAACCATATATTAATATCATTGCGGTTAAAAAGGGTAATGCCGATCGTCCTGAGCTGCAAAAATTAGTGAAGCTTTATCAATCGAAAAAAGTGGAGGCATTCATTGAAAAAACGTTTGAAGGAAACACGATTCCTGCATATGTTTCAGTAGATGAATTAGTGAATTACCAGGATGCTTGGACAAAACCAGCTAATGAAAAGTAA
- a CDS encoding M20 family metallopeptidase, producing MARELVQKQHQQIIEDHIDLHSKLYIETSQAIHAKPEIGNQEFFASDTLTGILQNEGFEVTRNIAGHETGFIAKKTSAKKGPTIAFLAEYDALPGLGHACGHNIIGTTSVAAGISLAQVLEETGGEVIVFGTPAEEGGPNGSAKGSFVKHGLFDAVDAAILIHPGGQTRVTSPFLAVDPLDFHFYGKSAHAAAAPEEGVNALDAVIQLFNGINALRQQLPAEVKIHGIITNGGEAPNIIPEYASARFYIRATTWKLCQEVSNKIRAVAEGAALATGSTVKVERFQNEVLDFVINPVLDDLLKEELVQLGEEVGPRKESGFGSTDAGNVSHVVPTAHPYIKIGHDELIAHTNEFRDCAKSPAGDKAILTGAKALALAGYKLITDKDLLGKVKAAFHEAKQK from the coding sequence ATGGCGAGAGAATTAGTGCAGAAGCAGCATCAGCAGATCATTGAAGATCACATCGACCTTCATTCCAAATTATATATCGAAACGAGTCAAGCCATTCATGCCAAACCCGAAATTGGGAATCAAGAGTTCTTCGCTTCGGATACATTAACTGGAATACTTCAAAATGAAGGATTTGAAGTGACCCGCAATATAGCTGGACATGAAACAGGATTCATCGCCAAAAAAACATCTGCAAAGAAAGGACCCACAATTGCCTTTTTAGCCGAGTATGATGCATTGCCGGGTTTAGGTCATGCTTGCGGCCATAATATTATCGGCACTACGAGTGTTGCAGCAGGCATTTCCCTGGCTCAAGTGCTGGAGGAAACGGGCGGAGAGGTGATTGTTTTCGGAACACCGGCTGAAGAGGGCGGGCCGAATGGAAGCGCAAAAGGCAGCTTTGTGAAGCACGGTCTATTTGATGCGGTGGATGCGGCAATTCTTATCCATCCTGGCGGGCAAACGCGTGTCACAAGTCCATTTTTGGCTGTCGACCCCCTTGATTTTCATTTTTACGGGAAGTCAGCACATGCAGCAGCTGCACCTGAAGAAGGCGTGAATGCACTTGACGCGGTGATTCAGCTGTTCAATGGCATTAATGCTTTGCGTCAGCAGCTCCCAGCCGAGGTCAAAATTCACGGAATAATCACCAATGGCGGGGAAGCGCCTAACATCATTCCTGAATATGCTTCTGCCAGGTTTTACATTAGAGCAACAACATGGAAACTTTGCCAAGAAGTATCCAATAAAATACGTGCTGTTGCCGAAGGGGCAGCACTTGCCACAGGAAGTACGGTTAAAGTTGAACGTTTCCAAAATGAAGTACTCGATTTTGTCATTAATCCAGTTCTGGATGATCTGTTAAAAGAAGAACTGGTTCAATTAGGGGAAGAGGTGGGTCCTCGTAAAGAGAGTGGCTTTGGCTCGACGGATGCAGGTAATGTAAGCCATGTAGTGCCTACAGCACATCCTTATATAAAAATTGGACATGACGAGCTGATTGCCCATACGAATGAATTCCGTGACTGTGCCAAATCTCCTGCTGGAGACAAAGCCATCCTGACCGGAGCAAAAGCTCTTGCACTTGCAGGGTATAAATTGATTACGGATAAAGATCTGTTGGGTAAAGTGAAAGCAGCATTTCATGAAGCGAAGCAAAAATAA
- a CDS encoding Fur-regulated basic protein FbpA, which translates to MGILLRKAIEKKRNFLINKLINKGVYKKNDIHLFELTLTDLENEYIKISKIEEKESDDHSPCLRVHFI; encoded by the coding sequence ATGGGAATATTATTACGTAAAGCAATTGAGAAAAAAAGAAACTTCCTAATCAACAAGTTGATTAACAAGGGAGTTTATAAAAAGAATGACATCCATCTATTTGAATTAACCTTAACCGATTTAGAGAATGAATATATTAAAATAAGTAAAATCGAAGAGAAGGAATCCGATGATCATTCCCCCTGTCTGAGGGTACATTTCATATAA
- a CDS encoding dienelactone hydrolase family protein, whose product MLHIQKKSDTVIIIIHEIYGLNQHMQVFCESLSNQDFDVICPNLLERETPFDYSQEEAAYRHFMENIGFTGALHKIKEILSEIKDEYQKIFILGFSAGATVAWLCSEEECVDGIVGYYGSRIRNYAELAPRCPALLFFPLEEPSFNVDELISALERKNVEVHKFNGKHGFSDPYNSNHHIESAQEAFSNMMKFFMMN is encoded by the coding sequence ATGCTGCACATACAGAAAAAGTCCGATACTGTCATCATTATCATTCACGAAATATATGGACTGAACCAACATATGCAGGTTTTTTGTGAGTCATTATCAAATCAGGATTTTGATGTCATCTGTCCTAATTTGCTAGAACGGGAGACGCCTTTTGATTATTCCCAAGAGGAAGCTGCTTATCGACATTTTATGGAGAACATAGGCTTCACAGGCGCTTTGCATAAAATAAAGGAAATATTATCGGAAATAAAAGATGAATACCAGAAGATTTTCATCCTTGGATTCAGTGCAGGGGCAACTGTAGCATGGCTGTGCAGTGAGGAAGAATGTGTCGATGGAATAGTTGGATACTACGGTTCCCGTATTAGGAATTATGCAGAATTAGCGCCACGATGCCCTGCACTGTTATTTTTCCCACTAGAAGAGCCATCATTTAATGTAGACGAGTTAATTTCAGCTTTAGAGAGAAAGAATGTCGAAGTTCATAAATTCAACGGAAAACATGGATTCAGTGACCCTTACAACTCAAACCATCATATAGAATCAGCTCAAGAAGCCTTTAGCAACATGATGAAATTTTTTATGATGAATTGA
- a CDS encoding VOC family protein, whose protein sequence is MKLINSPIYPKVNNVFIHVKDLKKSVGWYCNLLGIPHNSDSVESPVYNIPITYETGLTLDDHTFDPDFRFEPSNNVLFNFYVKDIDEAYKFIKDNNICIVKEIERIGDFAYFNFQDPDGNVLMICNC, encoded by the coding sequence ATGAAATTAATAAATTCTCCTATTTACCCAAAAGTTAACAATGTTTTCATTCATGTTAAAGATTTAAAAAAATCAGTTGGATGGTATTGTAATCTCCTTGGCATTCCTCATAATAGTGATTCTGTCGAATCGCCGGTTTACAATATTCCTATAACATATGAAACTGGATTAACGTTAGATGACCATACATTTGATCCTGATTTTAGATTCGAACCATCCAACAATGTATTGTTTAATTTCTACGTAAAGGATATAGACGAAGCCTATAAATTCATTAAGGATAATAACATATGTATTGTTAAAGAAATAGAGCGTATTGGAGATTTTGCTTATTTTAACTTTCAAGATCCTGATGGTAATGTACTTATGATTTGTAATTGTTAA
- a CDS encoding histidine phosphatase family protein: MQILLIRHGESEDDFLEENYEGTTDLPLTIKGIEQVEKMCRRVSEEFPPEYIWSSTLLRASKTAETLSNTIKCPVTFLEDLREMQDRENNLDFRLRAENVLSYIRENSANYKRIAIISHGGVITKIIESFLQLPPAINDVWFNSHNTGIHLLEYTDHPYKLIRFLNSTTHLEYS, from the coding sequence TTGCAGATATTATTAATTCGGCATGGTGAGTCAGAAGACGATTTTCTAGAAGAAAATTACGAAGGAACTACTGATTTGCCACTAACTATTAAGGGAATTGAACAAGTAGAAAAAATGTGCAGACGTGTCTCGGAAGAGTTTCCACCAGAATACATTTGGTCAAGTACCTTGCTTCGTGCTAGTAAAACTGCCGAAACTTTATCAAATACTATCAAATGTCCAGTAACATTCTTGGAAGATTTACGAGAGATGCAGGATAGGGAGAATAATTTAGATTTTAGATTACGAGCTGAAAATGTTCTTTCTTACATTAGAGAGAACAGTGCAAATTATAAACGAATTGCCATCATATCCCACGGAGGGGTGATTACTAAAATAATTGAAAGCTTTCTTCAATTACCACCCGCAATTAATGATGTGTGGTTCAATTCTCATAATACAGGAATACATCTTCTTGAGTATACTGATCATCCATACAAACTTATAAGATTTTTAAATAGTACTACGCATCTGGAATATAGCTAA
- a CDS encoding undecaprenyl-diphosphatase, which produces MDFFELNTNVFRMINDLGKQYDYLNPSVIFIAEYMVFFLALAVIVIWFTRNEQSRMMVVCGMITFVIAEMMGKMAGRLHSNNQPFAELTNVNKLIEKAVDNSFPSDHTILFFSFCVSFWLFKRGWWVLWIMLAFLVGISRIWVGVHFPADVLAGALLSTISGLVVYLVVPKISLIHKLLGGYERYEQMVLSPVTKSKAKKSKDL; this is translated from the coding sequence ATGGATTTTTTTGAACTGAATACCAATGTATTTAGAATGATAAATGACTTAGGGAAACAGTACGATTATTTAAACCCTTCTGTCATTTTCATTGCCGAGTATATGGTATTTTTCTTGGCTTTAGCAGTCATCGTAATATGGTTCACTCGAAATGAACAGAGTAGAATGATGGTTGTTTGTGGGATGATTACGTTTGTAATAGCTGAAATGATGGGGAAAATGGCAGGGAGATTACATTCGAACAATCAGCCATTTGCCGAATTGACCAATGTTAATAAGTTAATTGAAAAAGCAGTGGATAATTCATTTCCAAGCGACCATACCATTTTGTTTTTCTCGTTTTGTGTATCCTTTTGGCTTTTTAAAAGAGGATGGTGGGTGTTATGGATCATGCTGGCTTTCCTTGTTGGCATTTCCCGTATTTGGGTAGGTGTCCACTTTCCAGCGGATGTGCTGGCAGGAGCTCTACTAAGCACCATTTCAGGATTGGTGGTTTACCTTGTTGTTCCTAAAATAAGCTTGATTCACAAATTATTAGGGGGATATGAGAGGTATGAACAAATGGTTCTGTCCCCGGTAACTAAGTCGAAGGCAAAAAAATCAAAGGATTTGTAA
- the fabZ gene encoding 3-hydroxyacyl-ACP dehydratase FabZ translates to MIDIQEIKDIIRHRYPFLLVDRVLELEEGKRAVAVKNVTANEEFFTGHFPNYPVMPGVLIVEALAQVSAVIMLTKEENQGRIGLLAGIDGCRFKRQVRPGDQLRLEVEITRLKGPIGKGKGRATVDGETVCETELIFAFGD, encoded by the coding sequence TTGATTGATATCCAAGAAATCAAAGACATTATCAGGCATCGCTATCCATTTCTTTTAGTTGATAGAGTTTTGGAATTGGAAGAAGGAAAGAGAGCGGTGGCCGTTAAAAATGTAACAGCAAATGAAGAGTTTTTTACTGGTCACTTTCCAAATTATCCAGTGATGCCAGGTGTATTGATCGTCGAGGCATTAGCACAGGTAAGTGCTGTTATTATGCTAACAAAAGAAGAAAATCAAGGGCGGATCGGGCTTTTGGCTGGGATCGATGGATGTCGTTTTAAAAGGCAAGTAAGACCAGGAGACCAATTACGTTTAGAAGTAGAGATTACTCGCTTGAAAGGTCCTATCGGTAAAGGAAAAGGAAGGGCTACTGTCGATGGAGAAACGGTATGCGAGACAGAGCTCATATTTGCTTTTGGTGATTGA
- a CDS encoding NUDIX hydrolase — translation MVIPIKKAYGYVTRIKNGETQVLVFQHPIREAGIQIPKGTVKPQEDAYQAVMREMKEETGLENFYVENLIAEDFWENADGAIHNRYFYKISVSNVPDEWDFQPTGGGDEEGLTFHFFWISSQHEVQLIEGHGDYLNLLFT, via the coding sequence ATGGTGATACCGATAAAAAAAGCTTACGGGTATGTGACAAGAATCAAAAATGGAGAAACACAGGTATTGGTTTTTCAACATCCCATTAGGGAAGCGGGTATACAGATACCCAAGGGAACAGTGAAGCCTCAAGAAGATGCTTACCAAGCAGTGATGAGGGAAATGAAAGAAGAAACAGGTCTGGAAAATTTTTATGTAGAAAATTTAATTGCAGAAGATTTTTGGGAGAACGCAGATGGTGCCATACATAATAGATATTTTTATAAAATAAGTGTATCGAATGTTCCTGATGAATGGGACTTTCAGCCAACGGGTGGAGGAGATGAAGAGGGGCTGACATTCCATTTTTTCTGGATTTCATCCCAGCATGAAGTGCAACTTATTGAAGGGCATGGAGATTATTTAAACCTGTTATTCACTTAA
- a CDS encoding TIGR00730 family Rossman fold protein yields the protein MKSLAVFCGSSKGASAVYVEEAKNLGAELAKRNITLVYGGSSVGIMGAVADSVLEAGGNVIGVLPDFLEKKEIAHKSLTELIVVESMHERKAKMAELADGFIALPGGPGTLEEFFEIFTWAQLGLHQKPCGLLNINHYYDPLVALFNHMSDEQFLHEKFRSMALVDVEPNGLLDQFNTYEPPTVKTFITEKQT from the coding sequence TTGAAAAGTCTAGCTGTATTTTGTGGATCAAGCAAAGGTGCATCTGCTGTCTATGTTGAAGAGGCTAAAAACCTGGGTGCGGAACTGGCAAAACGTAATATTACCCTTGTCTATGGGGGCTCAAGTGTAGGAATCATGGGTGCAGTTGCAGATTCCGTTCTGGAAGCAGGCGGAAATGTAATTGGAGTATTGCCAGATTTTCTAGAAAAAAAAGAAATAGCGCATAAGAGCTTAACCGAACTGATCGTCGTGGAATCCATGCATGAAAGAAAAGCAAAAATGGCTGAGCTTGCAGATGGGTTCATTGCCTTGCCAGGCGGGCCAGGAACATTGGAAGAATTCTTTGAGATTTTCACTTGGGCTCAGCTTGGTCTTCATCAAAAACCTTGCGGACTCTTAAATATCAATCACTATTATGATCCTTTGGTCGCTTTATTCAATCATATGTCCGACGAACAGTTCCTGCATGAAAAATTCCGTTCCATGGCGCTCGTAGATGTTGAACCAAATGGACTTCTTGATCAATTTAATACATATGAACCGCCAACCGTAAAAACTTTCATCACCGAAAAACAAACCTGA
- a CDS encoding MazG nucleotide pyrophosphohydrolase domain-containing protein — MNVTEFQQWVKDYYEARGWSELDIFIRIGFLAEETGEVARAIRSLEIGRDRPGEVIGSFEENIQELTEELGDVLGNLIVIANKYNIPLEEVFNAHRKKLSERYNHA; from the coding sequence ATGAACGTCACTGAATTTCAACAATGGGTAAAAGATTATTATGAAGCACGAGGATGGTCAGAATTGGACATTTTCATTCGCATCGGCTTTTTGGCAGAAGAAACTGGCGAGGTGGCACGAGCCATTCGCTCCCTTGAAATTGGCAGGGATAGACCTGGTGAAGTTATTGGTTCGTTTGAAGAGAACATACAGGAGCTAACCGAAGAATTGGGAGATGTGTTAGGAAACTTGATTGTGATTGCGAACAAGTACAATATCCCCTTGGAAGAAGTGTTCAATGCCCATAGAAAGAAACTATCTGAACGCTATAATCATGCATAA
- a CDS encoding TetR/AcrR family transcriptional regulator, giving the protein MITAVNKRDSIVSSALVLFAERGYDATTIPMIATSAGVGAGTIYRYFENKEVLGNKIFQEYLDIFTETVKNGFPHDDSIRNQFHHIFKSMVDFTTEQDQALYFIKIHSGAHFLNEDSHASFQGLLNIFKNFFDSGKEKKEIKELPSSALIAIIYGAFLELERLVRIGELEPDPKLLADVEESFWDAVRLHA; this is encoded by the coding sequence ATGATCACGGCAGTAAATAAACGAGACAGTATAGTATCCAGCGCTTTAGTGCTATTTGCGGAACGTGGATATGATGCGACGACGATTCCGATGATTGCTACATCGGCAGGAGTTGGAGCGGGTACCATTTATCGTTATTTCGAGAATAAGGAAGTGCTAGGCAACAAGATTTTTCAAGAGTACTTGGATATTTTCACTGAAACGGTCAAGAATGGATTTCCTCATGATGATTCAATACGCAATCAGTTTCACCATATTTTTAAATCAATGGTTGATTTTACAACCGAGCAGGACCAAGCTCTTTATTTTATAAAAATACATAGTGGAGCCCATTTTTTAAATGAAGATAGTCATGCTAGCTTTCAAGGGCTATTGAATATATTTAAAAATTTCTTTGATTCAGGAAAAGAGAAAAAAGAAATTAAGGAGCTTCCTTCTTCAGCTTTGATTGCCATCATTTACGGGGCTTTTCTTGAGCTTGAGCGTCTTGTTCGCATAGGGGAATTAGAACCTGACCCAAAACTATTGGCAGATGTGGAAGAAAGCTTTTGGGATGCAGTGCGATTGCACGCTTGA